GTCATGTCCCCATAAAGATTGTGACCCTAATGTGTGTGAGGGtgcattagtgtgtgtgtgtgtgtttgggtcgGGGGTTGCGGAATCTATTCTTGTTGGGACCAATTCTAGGAAAAACACCCCCCTTGTGAGGGCCGTTTTACAAGGTTAAGCCTAAATTTGGGgataaaaacttcaaaataacagggtcattataattgggtttaagtttagtGCTCAAGGTTATGcgcttgttttggatggtcagatTTAGGGTGAGAGGGGAGGCACGACAGTCAATGAGAAACCACCAAGAGGCATAACAAGAAataccagagtgtgtgtgtctgtttggcCATAAGTAAAATAATGAAGCAGAAACGCAGTCCTTCCTGAAGCAACAGGACCAGTGCTCTGGACCGATCGATTCTTAAAGGCCTGCATAACTCGACGCTCAGATCCGGAACTCAGGGAGAGCTGTCGGCGGATCTTTCCAGTCCTGCTGACGGGGCTTCTTGCCTCACGCAGAGACATTTTTACTGCCACCTTAGAGAGTTCAGACATTCTGCACCTCTGCACAGCGGCGGAGGGGTAGCATTTTTCTGCATTAACCCTCCTCCACTTCTCGCCCGCCACACTCTGTCCCGCCACATCTGCGGCAGCTCTGCCAAACAGGGGATGAACCAGATGCAAGAAGCCCAAATAACCTTGAAGACCACACCGGCGTAGAGTGCGGCTGCAGTGGCGCACGCAAACGGTCGGACCCACAATATCCGGCGTGGAACATACAACGACCCCCCCGTTAATCAATGGAAGCAGCGTTATGTAAACCTGAGCTAAACCACTGCATTAAGTGTGTATGGCTAGGATTACCTCATCGTATGGGGGAcattctccagcagcaggttgcTCAGCGAAACTATGAATTAAAAATCTAATTCAACACCACGtaaataatactactactactaataacaaTGGCAGTGTTTAGGATTTCAATAGCACGTTTGGGAGTAAATAAGTTGACATACCTAAACTAGTGGTCGCTGAACTGCCAATGCAATGTAGAGTACAAGGCAACTAAGAACATACAGAAGGAAAGGAGCCAGATTCGTGCAGTACGTATGCACTACTCCACAGTGTTGCCCGAGCTAAGTTGAATAGGAACAGGCAGATATCAATATGAAAATAAGTGGGCATGGCAGGATTGACTTTTTCATGACgcacagcaaacacacaacatttgAATTCTTTTGCCAAATTATGCCTAACTGCATACGGGACGTGCTGTTTTGCCTCTTTTATTTTTAGGTTAGGTTAAGTGTTCTGAAAAAgcatatgaaataaaaatgaaaacactgttttctgTTAATGTTGGTGTAAATGTATGCTCATCTCTAAGCAGAAATggaatatataaatgaatatctGTTAATAAAGCAGATTAATTTAGGGCAGACCTAGGCAAAGCACGGCCCCAGGGCCACACGCGGCCCTTCATGAATTCGGagcaaaaaatgcaaaaaatatacTGTTTTTTTACATCATTCATTATTAACTGAATTCTAAACATAACCCATCTTTAGGTCTTTGAAAATAAAGACCCAAATAACGAATGAGCGTCTCATAGAAAGTCCTCCCCCAAAGCTATTACCAATCATATTGACTTCTTAAAATTCATTAGAATAGTGTCAATATGAGCAATGCAAAAATAAGTAGCTGTCATAAAGTAGCTGATATATATTGGAATAAAATAGTTTACgccattattttaatgttttaccCATAATTCTGCAGCCAAGATCCTGTATTGATTTCAGAATTAGAAATACTGGGAAAAAACAGTATTTGTGGCCCATTAGGAAAGTGAATTTCCCACCCCTCATATTGGGGtataaaacataaacatgtttacATGAGGGAACAAATATTACTATATAATAATGAACTACTGATTTTTAGGTGTAGATTATGCTGTTCATAATCAGTTATTATGATATATTTGGATGCTCACTGAGGCTTCAATGGAAGCAATGTGCAAATTACTGAcaataaactgaaaataaatacacagtAGGTTTGTTAatggttaatatgtgttccccaatctgacGTGGAGATGAttcttgattaaaaaaaaacaacattcagtAACAAGTCTGTGTCTTTTCACTCCTCCACACAACTTGAAAAGCACTGAATCATTCATGGCATGACACAGCAGTAATGCACATCAACTGAAAGATGATAGTTAATGATGGAGGTTAGTGGCAAACAGTCACAGTGTTGACTGGGTCTGAGCTCAAACAAACCCCAGAAGATAAGCTCAGTGAGCATCATGATAGCAGGTTAGCCAAAATGCTTCAACCACTCACCTATGTAATttgtaagtaaaaaaaatagcGTTTAAAATGACCACTATTTTATAATCGGTGTCAGAGTTTTGCTTGTGTCACTAACTTTCTTGTTGAGATAGTATGGATCCAGGTCCTCCAGCGGTGTGGCCGCCATTCCTTCAGGAATATCCCCGTAGATGAACGGCAAGCTCTTCCCCGCCTCCAAGTCACTGTTGGGCTTCGGCTCATTGTCGTCAGATGTGTCGCGATGACTACTGTCTGATCTGGGCTTGGTGGGtttcttgttcttctcttcATTGATGCGTCTTTCGATGTTAGCGAGCGACTCCGGGGTGAATTTCTTGAAGCTGTCAGGTCCTGGGGGTGCAAGAAGGGGTGCGGCCATATTTTCATCCTGCAGCTATTtcccttttatttgttttccattcAGGAGGTCCAGCTGTAAAAGGAAACAACAGGCAGGTTCAGTCAAAAGAATAGTGAACAACGAAAGGTACACTCCTGGTTGGCGTTACCATCTGTAAGGCCAACCAGGGTTCAAATTTCTGAATAAACCTTGTCTCTGCTGTCTACAAGGTTGACCTGCATGACTTCCACGATGATCTCAGTCCAGTTGGGGATGTTTCCTGTTTAACTTTAGTGTAAGGGTTGAGTAAAACGCAATATAAAGTTACTAGTCAAGTATTGCAATTATTCCTTATTCATATTCCCTGTTTCTCACAGAGAAACTCTGCTTGTGATCTTCACTCCTGGACTGAATACAGCAGAGATAGTAAATGTATACAACGAGACACATTGCATTAGAAGCAATTTGTCACCCTCTAGTCTTCAGGGCTCAGATGTCAGTATATTCTAAGGGTCTTTAAATGATTCTTTTCCTCAAAATAATGGAAGTCAGAGAAATTACTTAGTAATCTCTTAGTAGATTGGTGTTTCATCTTGCTTCTAATTCATGTCAAGACTCTTTTGAAGACTCACAAGCACAGAAAGGTTATCGTTCTATTAACATTGCTCAGCTCTTCACAACGTAAAACTAGAAGTAGCATGTAAAACATTTGAGGTGTTAGTACACAGTGGTTCACGCTAACCAAGATGAGCACCAACACCACTATCGTCTACATCAGGCtattattacaacaataataatgttatcATCGGGGCAGTCAATAGATCAAAAATTGCAACCTCAATTAATCACACCAAAGGTGAGTTAACTTGGGAGTAATTGCAAATGAATCCCACATGTTGTGGGAGTGGCCCATCATGTCTCCAATGTTCTGCTGTCaacatgttgttgagcctcttcagatgctctgaggttattctgaagaatgttctaAATGGgagattcatttgccattaatcgcgagttaactcagcttcagtgcgatGAATTGAGATTCAAAATTTAGACCAGTGACAGAAATTTCCTTTATATCTGCTGTATCATCCAGCTCATCCTGCGCTcaagtgaaaacattttcagtatTGTACAGTTAATACTAATTTCTGGCAGATTAataaaatgcattgtgatgCTTTATACTTTGTAATAACACACTGATGGTGGACATATTTTTCAAAAGAGTTTGATTTGGTGTAGTGTGTTTTCATGACACACTCTTCCAGACCCTGTACGAGCCTTTGTCTTATGTAAATATAGCTTTGACCTGGGTACATGGTGACATTGAGacgttcatattttattcatgacctgCCAGTTTGGCCCAATAAAAGCAGCAATTACAACTGCGAATTCCTTTAATAAATACACAGGAAGGTGATAAGCTACGTTCGCTAAATAACGCTGAATACAAAATGCAATGAGGCCAAATCTGAAGACGACAAACTGAAAAGTCTTCCTGGTTATACGTCATGCCATGATGTAGTAGTCGCATCCACAAAGAAGTAACAAATAATTCAGTCTTAAACATCAACATTAGAACATTAGAAATCAAAGGCGTTGGTAGAAGAAGTCAGGTCATTTCCGGGTTAAGTAACCTGAACTCATTACAACCTTTAAGTCTCCTATTACGAATTGATCTACTTCCAAGGTGATTCCAACTAGGATACAATTGCATGACCAGCAGTGCATGAGTACtggacggacacacacacacacaggcagagaaCTGAGAGACGACTACAGGGGTCTTATATTGATCCAAACCTTGGAGGTCCACACATGTACCAAGTCATTCAAGACAACCCTGCAGCAGTCCTCAGTATGACTACTACAGAATGAGCTAGAATGGGAGGCATTTTGCAAAGGTAGTTGGTGTTTGATTTCGATTTATCAACCCAGGCAGGAATGACAGCAGAGAGTCATCTGCCTTTAAGTGGAGTGTCCGACTCTGGATGGGCTTTGATGCTAAAGCGTCTCCTGCTCACCAGAAAGACATCAGGCACCGCAGACATAGGCAGTTTTGCCATGCTGCATAAGTGTGCTCTTGTCTCTCCCATCGATCGGATGGCCTCATGCATTTGTGGTTCTTGctgttgaaaacatttcagtgtaTTTAAAAGTGACATAATGTGAACACCCAACCTACTatccaatgtgtttttttcaacaGAAGATTAGTGGAATTTAAAACTGAGCCCTTTGGCAATTGCtattttcacacaaacacaaaacatgaatgataacaaaaaataaaaatatctctTCATCCGAACAATAATGGGTGTGATATTTGACAATTTAAAGGGTTTTAATCAGGCCAAAagaaacagtaaataaaatcTAATGTCATAGGAATACAGGAGAAATGTTAATGTTATTACAGTTATTAACTTTGTCTCTGCTGTCTGGTGTCTATAAAAGGTCCTCGTGCATGACTTCCACGATGATCTCAGTCCAGTTGGAGATGTTTCCTGTTTAACTTTAGTGTAAGGGTTGAGTAAAACGCAAGTCAGTGTAACATGTTACTAGCCAAGTACTGCCATTATCTTTATCAAAATAAGGTGCATATTTCTTGTTTCTCAGTCCACTCCTGGACTGAATGCAGCAGAGATGGTAAATGTATACTACGATAGGCAATTTTTGCATTTTAGAAACATCGCATTAGAAGCGATTTGTCACCCTCTAGTGCTCATAGGATGGAATAGAACGGGTTGATGACAGCACAATTGTTGGCCTGGCAGAGAAGCGATGTCATGGCTGCTTTACTCCATGTGACtgtatttatattaaatgaaaatacatgCCATATGTAGCCACTTGGGGTTCTTTATAGAAAAGTTGTATGCTCTTCTTTGTCAAAATAATGGAAATCAGATAATATTATTTAGGTAAATTAGTGTTTGATCTTGCTTGTAATTCATGTCATGATCTAATTTTCAGATTGTACAAGACCATCCGAAGTcatgatcataataatataatatttctaTGACTCAGTATTTAGTCGGTATAAACAGCACTTGAGGTAAACAGCGACGCCACGGAGCAGCAATGGACCATCCCAGCACTATTTTACTAAACACAGTAAACCTTTCTTAAGACTGAAATAGAAACCCCAAATATAGTTTGTCTTAAAGAGATTGTGAATCTCTTTGATGGAGGACCTCAGCTGGGCTCATCAGGGCCACTTCAGTGAACAGTTTAGGAAGGCGCTACTGCACATATGCCTCATCTGTGCATGGATTAGTCATCCTCAGAATCTTTTGTTCTCCACGCCGGATCTTAAGATCATCAACAGCTCGAAAAGCCCAGAATTGTGCGGCTTCTCGGCATCGACCGAGTGCACTGTCCCGTCTCGGAAGTGGCATTGAATGCTCACGTAGGCCCCAATGAAGTCAAACGCAATATTGTCCCACACAAGTCTAAAATGCTGCAGTGTCTCGGTTATTGCTGCGATGTGGCCTCTCAGTTATACTGGGTCAACACACAAGTCCTGGCAACTCAAACAACGCATCCATCACAACACCGGGATTTACATTTTGAATAATtcatgaccaaaaaaaagtgaaaccaaTTGTGAGTGCATGCCACCACACCCGTTTACAATAAAGCAGAGGTCGACAATCTCACGCAGGTCAGTCAATGAGCCTGTTACAGTGTGAATATTGAGGAAAAGCCGCATAATTCATCCGACCACAGGACTCCAGACGCACACGCTATAGTCTCCAAAGACATTGCATAAGGTTTtatggaggggggggggggctaaactattaaaaatatacaatacAACAAGAAAATATAGCAGTAATCGTTGAAACGAGACGAGTCGTCAGTGCGGCGTTACAACACAGTTATGACTGCCGTTATAGAAGTTGTACGAGCTCTCACTTCTGCGTATCAAACACTTGGAAATATCTTTCCAAGCAGCAGGCCAACACCCCAAAAAGGAAGAGACCGCATCCTTTTTCCACAAGACAGTTCTATGAACGGCTCTTTTTCCACACAGAAATACTGCCGGTAGTTGCGAGCGGTGCCCCGCATGCATGTGGGGCTTGTACTGGCAGAGAGCCCTCAGCATCCGCCAGGAAAAGATGCTGAGAGGAGAGCCGCTCTGCGGCACTCGGATGCAGTCGACAAAGTAGCGACGCTGCCTCTGACGCCCCGGAAAATCCCACACTGAGCAGAGAACAGAGAGTCTACTTACTTTTTCGCGCATTAACAGAGATCCGGACAGTTGCCAGTGCAGTGCAGGTGTAGAAAAGAGCGAGGAGTAACTGCGGCTGTCGCCATGTTGttgctgctctcctgctgcccaGCGCGGCTGCCCTGCATAATTGATGACGCTCAGCAAATTGCTAGGGAGTGTCGCCAAATCACCTCGCTCTCGAAAATGAACAGAGACCGCAGCGCAGGGAGCACGCAAATACGTTGCCCTTTGTTTTTTCATCCTGTTACGTCAGACCTGATGGGGAACATCTGCCTCAGTTTATCATAACACATGTTCGGGTTCTTTTCAATTTAAAGGATGATGTCAGCACAAAAAGATATATATGTGATCAACATAGTGATGCCAGTGGGTAAGTAACAAGGTAGGGGAATATGTGAAAAGGAAAATTGAAATTAGTTGATGAATTTCACTTGACTTACTAATTGTAATTGAGTTAAGGAAGTTCTATGAGGAAATATATAACTGGAACAAACAAAACTTCTCATCTCATGGTGTGTGGTTTaaagaaagagtgagagagagagagagagaaagagctaCCTCCTTGTGACCCCCTTACATTCTCTCGGAGTCTCTCTCAACAGGCGTCTTATAATCTGCCTATAATCCTATATGGGACACTGTCCACGATCTTATTCTTTTTGTACGTAGtcaagaaaaatattttcttcttaaGATTGATGTTGGGCAGGAGGTGCACTTCTGGAAAGATATATGCGTAAAGGGGCTGAGAAATTGCACCTTAATTTGATCAAACATGGCAATTGAGGACTAAAAACAAATCCCAGTGAACTGGTAACCCACCTGTTTTGACTCTTTGAATCACCAGTTATTTTCTGAGCTGGAGCTCTCCATCTGGTGAGTATTTTTGACACTTTCACACGGGGATGGGATTGTCTTTCAAGACCAATTtgtcttgtagttttttttaaatgccacaaCATCAACATCAGTCAATATATATTCAGAAAGAAGTACAGTGGTggctcggttttcgaacgtcccggaattcgaacaaatcggagttcgaacgaaaatttctatgttttttttattcggatttcgaacaaaaatccagaacttgaacacccctgaaaaaagccagaaaaaaacatattatatACATTGTGTATAACGTAGCCTCTgtacgcagacgtgtcccgttagctacatttactgactgttttttcttcatattgaggtgtaaaacctttcctgtctccacactggaccgtggtagagtgtcacaggggaggtgctcactctccacacctctggagcgctcactccagggtttgatgtcctgttgtgggctggagctgggacagggatgaggcgagtctgggacagagcgtgacttggtttatgactttgtcacagccaaactgcacagaagcgcacattcagagctggacacgcaccgggcacctcttcacttctgaagagacgtcactcactcggcaacccctcccacatgcagcggccacacacatagaggaacagtgcacctgcagcagacactctacattcactcctacaaaagcctattttaaggcttggaacgcattatttctttttccattcattgtaatgggaaaaatcgattcggatttcgaacaaatctcttctcgaatggccgtctggagcggcttgtggtcgagaaccaaggtaccgcTGTACTGGGTTTTCACTCCAAGTATACAAAAAATTAAATCGAATTTTGTTTCCATTGGAATCTGTAAAATCCActgtgattctgacaaggtACTGATCAGTGGCTCCATGTCGTCACTGGAGGTACCAAACACTGGTGAGCTGTGTACTGAAATAGTGGAAGCAGCGGCAATATCAGTcaataatgagggatttgttCGTTTTTTGagaaagaagagcaggttcatgtttTGATTCCAACCTTATCTGTGCGGAAGCGACGACtcagactattgtgagaggatgaagtgtctaaACGGATCACAACACTGAACGCTAATGTAGATGGAAAgtaaaactctcttcagaagggtcagcagtaccaaacatgtcatgtgtttgggtcaACAGTGGGAGTGACAATGGGAAGCATTGGcacctcctcacccatgtttttgacagcttctctgctgttttgacaGTTTGCTATCATGGCTTGCCGTTTGTTTACGTTGGAAAACCCTGAGCATTTGCAGTTGGTTTCAAAATTCtaggcaaactttcagggcaaattAATCCTACAAAACAGCCAAAcgcagatggttgccactcATCCCTCATTCTTTTaacttgcttcacctatttcttatgacgctctccatcttttggttagaagaacagcttccatgctcactggctccATTGGAGCATCCAGCTGTCACGCAACGCTTCAccatttctcctcctctgaagAGCTTTTTGACCTGCAGTTTAATGGTGTGCCGACAGGATCCACCTGCAGTGACTTCACTGAGGCTTGGTTTCGCTTCTGTCTTTGATTCAGTGAGAACTAGATTTACAGTTCTTTCGTGTGGGGATTCTGGCAGATTCTTTGGTTGTGATTAACTTGGGGATTAAGGAAGTCACACCCCACTCTAGTCATTGAATGATTGGAGCCCAATGAAGCTGGACATGGTCATAAAAGCAAGCCCAATGCATGATATAGGACCAAAGAGCATCAGTGTCTCAATGCGACAGCATGTCACACATGACATAAAATACTCTGATCTTTTAATAATAGGTAGGTTTCATTTGCCTAATGTCATTTTCAGCAGACACAATTGGAGTAGGctgaaactactactactacttactTTACCATGTCGCTCCTTTGGTTTTCATTTGATAATAAGAATGagaataattcctataaaatcATGACAAGATTCTTGATTCAATTTGTCTATTTATCACACACATACAATAGACACTGGCGAAATTCTTTATGTCCCTGCTCCAACTAAACAATATGAAATGTAGAGTGtggtacaaaaaaataaaataaaataggaaatactaaaaaaataaagattcatATACACAAGGTAAAACTTGCAGTCAAATGTGTGTGCAAGTTTGAAAGTGTGCAAAGACGGTGTGTGTAGGAAAGTGACACAGTGTACAGTCAATGCTCTTAGTTCAGTAGTCAGATGGCCAGAGGTTAGAAGCTTCTTCTCATCCACTCAGTGTTGGTTCTCACGTGATGCCAGCAAGGACAAAGAGAAGATATCCAGAGTAAAATTCCTGCAGTTTGGGGAGAGTTGTTCAGTCTTAGGTCCCTTTCATACTTTTGATGGTGCAGGTTCCTTGACTGACAGCCTGAAATCTCAAAGGCATTTGAGGAAAACCAGTCTGGCCTTCTTTACAGTCCAGAACAGGTCCTGTGAGATGGTCACACCGAAGTATTTAAAGCTGTCCATCCTTTCCTCCTTGAACTCCCTGATGCAGATCGGCTGGACGGCACCCTGTTGCTTCCTCTCGCAGTCCACGATCTGCAGCTTGGTTTTGCTCACGTTCAGCTGGAATTGTTCTCCCGGTACCAGCTCTCCAGGTAGGAGACATCCTTTCTGAAGTCCTCCTCCTCGTGGTGGGAGATCAACATCATGGTGGCTGCCACAAACAACTATGGGACTTAGGGTCCCAAATGATAGGTGCAATATGATTGATAGTTAGACAGCCTTTATTcctgatgataataataataatgaaattatGGTGAAGTCTGTAAGATTTTaatgataattaaaaaaaacactatacTAGTCAAATGATAATGTCATAAGAAtgttaatgataataacaataattattataatgatgggaatatttaaattattatgcCACTGAATACGAAATGCAATGTTAATAATAGCAACAATAATAGTAAGCAGCATCTTCAAATGTAATATCTTCaacgaaataaataaaaacgtgaACAGACAGGTTTGGAGAATGTTAGTTCTATTTATGTCACTCTCAGCGGGAGATTGAATGACTTTCAGGAATGTATTCACAATCTGTAATTGAGGCTGTTTAACTGTTTTAATCTTTAATTTCTATGaattactgattttttttttttcaatcagttGCAGACAAAACGGTACGGAAAGTAAATTATATTAAGTATTTACACGTATTCTTGAGCACTTACAGAGTATTATCAGTACTTTATAAGTGTTTGCCTTCATTCCTGCACATTGGAATTATTTAAACAAACTTGTTAGGTGTTATCTTTCAAACTTCATGCTGTGCGTTTCCAGACATGAGGAGAAATCACAAGGGTAAAAACGGAAGTTCCCGGACTGAATCGCCGTAAACAAGCGTTTTGGGTGACCGAGACTTGCGCATGCGCAGAGATTACTGCCGTGGACACGACCAGAGCTTGTAGGTCCATCGGAGACAAGCGCAACTGTCGCCAGGACACAAGCTAGCCACAGTCAGATTTTCAGTGCGCGCGGAGACATCACATTACGGTAGCAATGAAACGGAGCCGAAGACTGCGAGTTGAACAAATAAAGCGAATGATTCTTGCGACAGAAACTTTTccaagttattttttattttgagccgAATTAATATTTGGACGAGAGATATGAAAATCTATATCGTTTTGGTCAAACatgattggtgtttttatttatctgtcAATCTATCGATCGATCTATGATGCTGCAATAGACAGGTTTGGATTACACATtgaatcctggattattccaaaatgctgccatgatatgggaccaaaatcactctggtggtagctactactctctactatgagctggtgatgttgttattcacagacctttgcacatttccgTGTAGTATTTTCAAAGTACAGTGCACTGTAAtgtaaatgcatatttaatcacaggcatttgcataaataatgtgtaaaagtaaaaatgatccaAGGTATTGTTTAAATTAATGATGTCATTCCGGATGTTTCacacctaaaataaaaacaccaatcatGTTTGACCAAAATGATATAGGTTTTCATATCTCTCGTCCAAATATTAATTcggctcaaaataaaaaataacgtgGAAAAGTTTCTTCGCTTTATTTGTTTCAACTCGCAGTCTTCGGCTCCGTTTCATTGCTACCGTAATGTGATGTctctgcgcgcactgaaaatCTGACTGTGGCTAGCTTGACTGCGACCGCGGAAGAGTCGGATAGCTTGACTCCAGTGTCAGGACCACGATCATGTCTTTTCTTTGTGGCATTTTTGAAGCTGCCATTAACACTTTGCTCCTGCCGTTTAGGGTAGTCGGGGCATTCACATATAAGCTGTACAGACGTCATTTCATGCCGCTTTTACAATACCGGATGTCGATGAAGTACAATAAGAAAATGTGCGACACGAAGAAAGAACTTTTCCGGACCCTGTCCGACTTCAGGCGGCCGGACGGGCAGCTCACGGTTCTGGAGATCGGTTGCGGTACTGGAGCGAATTTCCAGTTTTTCCCTCCCGGGTGCAAGGTGATCTGCACCGACCCGAACCCGTGCATGCAGAAGTATCTGCGCAAGAGCCTTGAGAACGACGAGAACCTGGTGTTTGAGAGGTTCGTGGTCGCGTCCGGGGAAGACCTGAGCTCGGTGGAGGACGAGTCCGTGGACGCGGTGGTCGGAACTCTAGTTCTGTGCACCGTCAAAGACGTGACGAGCACCCTGCG
Above is a window of Synchiropus splendidus isolate RoL2022-P1 chromosome 6, RoL_Sspl_1.0, whole genome shotgun sequence DNA encoding:
- the LOC128760802 gene encoding putative methyltransferase-like protein 7A → MSFLCGIFEAAINTLLLPFRVVGAFTYKLYRRHFMPLLQYRMSMKYNKKMCDTKKELFRTLSDFRRPDGQLTVLEIGCGTGANFQFFPPGCKVICTDPNPCMQKYLRKSLENDENLVFERFVVASGEDLSSVEDESVDAVVGTLVLCTVKDVTSTLREARRVLRPGGGFLFLEHVVAEPSTWTHTIQQLIQPLWYYMGDGCRVNQATWKHLEAAGFSELRLRHVQAPLMFIVKQHIMGCAVK